From Rutidosis leptorrhynchoides isolate AG116_Rl617_1_P2 chromosome 3, CSIRO_AGI_Rlap_v1, whole genome shotgun sequence, a single genomic window includes:
- the LOC139899890 gene encoding putative F-box protein At3g16210 → MADVHIHDDITNNILAGLPGKSLLRFRCVSKHWNRLISDPYFMKSGSRRMILLQHPMPFIILDTKDHSIINIPNSLLEEKECKEVSIVGTHNGIVVVTITDFSLRTHMYLYNPLTRASKLLDVMDRPCPEHFSSYEFGFGYGATTEDLKIVRFGSFLVSYLAQLTCHVYDFKTSSWARSALPFDDYFFFWDEGVFLHGYIYWLISVTCLGIIALNVKDMVFSIINIEVERDRILGLF, encoded by the coding sequence ATGGCGGACGTCCATATACACGATGACATTACTAACAACATACTTGCTGGACTTCCCGGCAAGTCTTTACTTCGGTTCAGATGCGTATCAAAACATTGGAATCGTCTAATTTCAGATCCTTATTTTATGAAGTCAGGATCACGTCGAATGATTCTTCTCCAACACCCGATGCCTTTTATCATTTTAGACACCAAGGATCATTCCATAATCAACATCCCTAATTCTCTTTTAGAAGAAAAAGAATGTAAAGAAGTGTCTATTGTTGGAACACACAATGGCATAGTCGTTGTGACCATTACTGATTTTTCGCTACGTACTCATATGTACCTATACAATCCCTTAACACGTGCATCGAAGCTACTTGATGTCATGGACCGACCTTGtcctgagcatttttcatcatatgAATTTGGATTTGGGTATGGTGCAACTACAGAAGACTTAAAGATTGTTAGGTTTGGATCTTTTTTAGTTTCATATTTAGCGCAACTTACTTGTCACGTCTACGATTTTAAAACTAGTTCGTGGGCCAGGTCAGCACTACCCTTTGATGATTATTTTTTCTTTTGGGATGAAGGTGTATTTCTACATGGCTATATATATTGGCTTATTTCTGTAACATGTTTGGGAATCATAGCTCTCAATGTCAAGGATATGGTATTTTCAATCATAAATATCGAAGTTGAGCGAGATCGTATTCTGGGACTGTTTTAG